In Gimesia benthica, a single window of DNA contains:
- a CDS encoding efflux RND transporter permease subunit: MIHSVLDFCLRQRLLIVLLSVALLGYGWYSAQQVPIDAIPNVGENQVIVLTEWAGRSPKDVEDQITYPLSIALQAVPGSKSVRGKSMFGFSFVQVTFDDDVDFYWARSRVAEQLTTVNGSLPEGVVPTLAPDATALGQIFYYVLEPPKDMDLAELRSKQDFFIKYALQSVDGVAEVASIGGYVKQYQIEVDPDELRYHNIPLSKVIDSVKASNIDVGAKTVETGGMEFIVRGKGFIGADKTEQETIEQINSTVITVSKGVPIRISDVAQVQTGPAFRRGALDFNGHESVGGVVVMRYGENPRKVIERVQSKIDSLETELGGIKIHGVYDRSVLIDETVSTLTEALIHETIITIAVMVLFLLHIRASIIIAITLPMAVLMSFIAMKTFGVDANIMSLAGIAIAIGTMVDMGIIILENIYGSLSDWEANGSAGGPQQRLTVIRDSAAEVIPAVITAVSTTIISFLPVFFLTGRDHRLFAPLAWTKTFALVSSLIVAVIVLPMLCRIFLRSSQIPRWGQLAAGAGVGCLTAALCWFVWGDHIAEGSSLTLYAATVFAAVAGFLLGWWVTCEKIRSMEENPASRFVRFLYAGRLRMALRHKLLMLSIPAMIMVLGAGAWLGLPTVLRPLEQVVSLLGADLNEVPGYVDAKHFFTGLKSDDWIALDEGSWFYMPSLYPAASFSQTMEILQAQDTLIKEIPEVQNVLGKIGRAESALDPAPAAMVETYVMLKPRAEWREGITARQIWDEINKVATLPGVTPASPLQPIEGRVVMLQSGIKASMAIRVYGDDLEGLSKASLAVAKNLKQNHYVNAGTVNPDIVMGKPYYEFEVDREEAARYGMTTMMVNQIVSAGLGGIDVTTTVEGRERYPIQVRFERSVRKDLDDLRQVSVVTHGGDIVPLERLADVTTTWGPGAINSEDARLVAHVAFSPSGASGDLETVDEVMSALRAARENGTLTFPDGNFELQAVGSFQNQIEANRRLMWIIPTVLLVNLLIIYLSFQDLAIAAIVFSGIPVAFAGGMIAVAWMGVDMNTAVWVGFIALFGIAVDDGVVMATYIQQTLKRRSVTSIADLREAIYEAGLKRIRPCVMTTLTTIFALLPVLISQGRGADVARAMALPVLGGMLVEPFTTFIVPTIYCAYLEFKIRVGLQGHVLCQDQQQSGSQNSSFDPALTGPVS, translated from the coding sequence ATGATTCACAGCGTACTCGATTTTTGCCTCCGTCAACGACTCCTGATTGTACTACTGTCCGTTGCTCTGCTCGGTTATGGCTGGTACTCGGCGCAACAGGTTCCCATCGATGCGATTCCCAATGTGGGCGAAAACCAGGTAATCGTGCTCACTGAATGGGCCGGACGGTCTCCGAAAGATGTGGAAGACCAGATTACATATCCACTTTCGATTGCGTTACAGGCGGTACCGGGTTCCAAAAGTGTCCGTGGCAAAAGCATGTTCGGCTTTAGCTTCGTGCAGGTTACGTTTGACGATGATGTCGATTTCTACTGGGCCCGTTCTCGTGTGGCAGAACAACTGACTACAGTCAACGGTTCTCTACCGGAGGGTGTGGTTCCAACACTCGCACCAGATGCCACTGCTTTAGGACAAATATTCTACTATGTGCTTGAGCCGCCAAAAGATATGGATCTGGCTGAGTTGAGATCGAAGCAGGACTTCTTTATTAAGTACGCGCTCCAGTCAGTAGACGGTGTGGCAGAGGTGGCTTCGATTGGCGGCTATGTGAAACAGTATCAGATCGAAGTTGACCCGGATGAACTCCGCTACCATAACATCCCGCTCAGCAAGGTAATTGATTCGGTCAAGGCATCAAACATCGACGTCGGCGCCAAGACCGTCGAGACGGGCGGGATGGAATTCATTGTTCGCGGCAAGGGTTTTATCGGTGCGGATAAAACGGAACAGGAAACCATCGAACAGATCAACAGTACGGTGATCACCGTCAGCAAAGGCGTGCCGATTCGTATCAGCGACGTAGCCCAGGTCCAGACCGGTCCTGCCTTCCGACGCGGTGCCCTGGATTTTAATGGACATGAATCCGTGGGGGGGGTGGTGGTGATGCGCTATGGTGAGAACCCCCGTAAAGTGATCGAGCGTGTTCAGTCCAAAATTGATTCTCTGGAGACGGAGTTGGGTGGAATAAAAATACATGGCGTCTACGATCGGAGTGTCTTGATCGACGAGACGGTTTCCACGCTGACCGAAGCGTTAATTCATGAAACGATCATCACCATCGCGGTTATGGTTCTGTTTCTGCTGCACATCCGCGCCAGCATCATTATTGCCATCACACTGCCCATGGCGGTGCTGATGTCGTTCATTGCCATGAAAACTTTTGGTGTCGATGCCAATATCATGTCGCTGGCAGGTATCGCGATTGCGATCGGCACGATGGTCGATATGGGGATTATCATTCTGGAAAACATCTATGGCAGCCTGTCCGACTGGGAAGCCAACGGTTCTGCGGGTGGTCCCCAGCAGCGGCTGACCGTCATCCGTGATTCAGCCGCTGAGGTGATCCCCGCCGTAATCACCGCCGTCAGTACGACGATCATCAGCTTTCTACCCGTCTTTTTTCTGACCGGCCGTGATCATAGACTGTTCGCTCCACTTGCCTGGACTAAGACGTTCGCGCTGGTGTCCAGCCTGATTGTAGCGGTGATCGTGCTGCCGATGCTCTGTCGGATCTTTCTCCGCAGTTCGCAAATCCCCCGCTGGGGACAACTGGCGGCAGGCGCGGGCGTAGGCTGTCTCACAGCCGCCCTCTGTTGGTTTGTCTGGGGAGACCACATCGCCGAAGGGTCGTCGTTGACCCTGTATGCGGCAACTGTCTTTGCTGCGGTAGCCGGTTTTCTGCTGGGCTGGTGGGTAACGTGCGAGAAAATTCGTTCCATGGAAGAGAATCCCGCCAGTCGTTTTGTGCGGTTTCTGTATGCGGGCCGGCTCAGGATGGCGCTACGGCATAAGCTGCTGATGCTCTCTATCCCCGCGATGATCATGGTTCTGGGGGCAGGCGCCTGGTTGGGCTTGCCGACGGTGTTACGTCCCCTGGAACAGGTCGTCTCGCTACTCGGAGCAGACCTTAACGAGGTGCCCGGCTATGTGGATGCGAAACACTTTTTTACGGGACTGAAGTCGGATGACTGGATTGCCCTGGATGAAGGCAGCTGGTTCTATATGCCCAGCCTGTATCCAGCTGCCAGTTTCTCTCAGACGATGGAGATCTTGCAGGCCCAGGATACGTTGATCAAAGAGATCCCGGAAGTGCAAAATGTACTGGGTAAAATTGGTCGCGCGGAATCTGCACTCGACCCGGCACCAGCGGCAATGGTCGAAACTTATGTCATGCTCAAGCCCCGCGCCGAATGGCGGGAAGGGATAACCGCAAGACAGATCTGGGACGAAATCAACAAAGTGGCTACCCTGCCGGGGGTAACACCGGCTTCACCTCTGCAGCCGATCGAAGGACGTGTCGTCATGCTGCAGAGCGGCATCAAGGCCTCAATGGCGATTCGGGTTTACGGCGACGATTTGGAGGGCTTGTCAAAAGCATCGCTGGCAGTCGCAAAAAACCTGAAGCAGAACCATTATGTCAACGCGGGAACCGTCAATCCCGACATTGTGATGGGCAAGCCTTACTATGAATTCGAAGTCGACCGGGAAGAAGCCGCCCGCTATGGCATGACGACGATGATGGTAAATCAGATCGTGTCTGCCGGGTTAGGAGGAATCGATGTCACTACGACAGTGGAAGGTCGCGAACGCTACCCGATACAGGTCCGTTTTGAACGGAGCGTCCGCAAGGATCTGGATGATTTACGTCAGGTATCCGTGGTGACACACGGCGGAGATATTGTGCCCCTGGAACGTCTGGCAGACGTTACTACGACCTGGGGGCCAGGGGCGATTAACAGCGAAGATGCCCGTCTCGTTGCCCACGTCGCATTCTCTCCTTCAGGTGCTTCTGGGGATCTGGAAACCGTTGATGAGGTGATGTCTGCATTACGGGCTGCTCGGGAAAACGGGACACTGACCTTTCCCGATGGAAATTTCGAGTTACAGGCTGTGGGGTCGTTTCAGAACCAGATCGAAGCCAACCGGCGACTGATGTGGATCATTCCCACAGTACTGCTGGTTAATCTGTTGATTATCTATTTGAGTTTTCAAGATCTGGCCATCGCGGCGATCGTCTTTTCGGGGATTCCGGTGGCCTTTGCCGGTGGAATGATTGCTGTAGCATGGATGGGCGTGGATATGAATACCGCAGTTTGGGTCGGATTTATCGCTCTGTTTGGTATTGCGGTTGACGATGGCGTGGTGATGGCTACCTACATTCAGCAGACACTGAAACGCCGTTCGGTTACCAGCATCGCTGACTTACGCGAAGCCATCTATGAAGCAGGGCTGAAACGCATTCGCCCTTGTGTAATGACGACGTTGACCACGATTTTTGCCCTGCTGCCAGTATTGATTTCGCAGGGGCGCGGGGCAGATGTGGCCCGCGCGATGGCACTGCCTGTGCTGGGTGGCATGCTGGTCGAACCTTTCACTACATTCATCGTCCCTACCATCTATTGTGCATACCTGGAATTCAAAATTAGAGTGGGGCTGCAGGGACACGTGCTCTGTCAGGATCAACAACAGTCTGGATCGCAGAATTCGTCGTTCGATCCAGCACTTACCGGGCCCGTTTCCTAG
- a CDS encoding TolC family protein, producing MAMKYTVHFLSLFLLLNGCKSAQQIHDPGYAQVSQAVHQAAYSPTQETVNPVAADLEGPHSVEEYIQYALSQNPDIQAARKRVEANAYQVPVASSLQDPNLGMTFYPEQVQTAAGPQEFALNISQKFPARGKLNAQGELAESQTNETRAQLAAVELATVAKVKRAYYELYFIQQTINVTEADKQLLVEIRDVANVRYKTGKVSQQDLLRAELEISNVENELIRLEQKLVSGQAKLARLLHISPQTKLLALEHIEPGSLPADLDWLQRQAIASRPELHAQLATLEKDRQALNLARLAYKPDVTLGATWIDVGSTGVSPVANGNDSFLITAGINLPVYRKKLDSAVRSAEAKAVSTARTYDSLKDETLEEVADLFAQAKSQQDLLTLFSEDILPKARQTLEVSSQAYNTGEVDFLQLVDNWRELLRFEVSYLRLEASLGQSLAELERVIGGIDTQALQPIPAAPEALDNLPLPVEP from the coding sequence ATGGCCATGAAGTATACAGTTCATTTTTTAAGCTTGTTTCTACTATTGAACGGTTGTAAATCTGCGCAGCAGATCCACGACCCCGGGTACGCTCAAGTTTCCCAGGCTGTTCATCAAGCCGCATACTCGCCGACTCAAGAGACAGTCAATCCAGTCGCTGCTGATTTGGAGGGGCCCCATTCGGTTGAAGAATATATTCAGTACGCATTATCTCAAAACCCGGATATCCAGGCTGCCCGAAAACGTGTCGAAGCCAATGCTTATCAAGTCCCTGTTGCTTCAAGCTTGCAAGACCCAAATCTGGGGATGACGTTTTATCCGGAACAGGTCCAGACCGCTGCTGGCCCTCAGGAGTTTGCCTTGAATATATCACAGAAGTTCCCAGCTCGCGGGAAACTGAATGCACAGGGAGAACTGGCTGAATCACAGACAAACGAGACAAGAGCCCAACTGGCAGCAGTCGAACTAGCCACAGTTGCTAAAGTAAAACGAGCCTATTACGAACTCTATTTTATTCAGCAGACTATTAATGTAACTGAGGCAGATAAACAATTATTAGTCGAGATTCGTGACGTAGCTAACGTACGTTACAAGACAGGAAAAGTCAGTCAGCAGGACTTGTTGCGTGCTGAACTGGAAATCTCGAATGTCGAAAATGAATTGATTCGTCTGGAACAAAAGCTAGTGAGTGGTCAGGCAAAACTTGCTCGTTTGTTGCATATTTCACCTCAGACAAAATTACTGGCACTCGAACATATCGAACCGGGATCTCTACCTGCCGACTTAGACTGGCTGCAACGTCAGGCGATAGCCTCTCGTCCTGAGTTGCATGCACAATTAGCAACACTCGAAAAAGACAGGCAAGCTCTAAACTTGGCGCGCCTTGCGTATAAACCGGATGTCACTTTGGGGGCCACCTGGATCGATGTCGGATCTACCGGTGTCAGTCCTGTTGCCAACGGAAACGATTCATTTTTAATCACGGCAGGAATTAACCTGCCGGTTTACAGAAAAAAGTTGGATTCAGCAGTTCGCTCCGCAGAGGCAAAAGCAGTATCAACGGCCCGAACTTATGATTCATTGAAAGACGAAACACTTGAAGAAGTCGCGGACCTATTTGCTCAAGCCAAAAGCCAGCAGGATCTGTTAACTCTGTTCAGTGAAGATATTCTCCCCAAAGCCCGCCAGACACTGGAAGTCTCCAGCCAGGCCTATAACACCGGAGAAGTCGACTTTTTACAGTTGGTGGATAACTGGAGAGAATTGCTGCGGTTTGAGGTGAGTTACCTGCGGCTCGAAGCTTCATTAGGACAATCGCTGGCAGAATTAGAACGAGTCATTGGTGGAATTGATACCCAGGCTTTGCAACCCATACCGGCAGCACCTGAAGCTTTAGATAATTTACCTTTACCTGTAGAACCATAA
- a CDS encoding ion channel, translated as MNQRIMGTTMTNQAIDREVHHRFGKFSYLLCSILTLLIGTAFTGSSRGSVIFFCLLFSAVLLTAVISICQRHKTLGIGLTIVFLMLVMNVSSFLFHSDSLTILHNILVIIFLAFVFYHVLSAVFDDNQVTLDTIIGTVCLYLLAGLFWAYLYSMIIVIDPAAFRYDLVSSTSETVTLSNSNLQPLIYLSFVTMATLGYGDIIPVSGPAQTACYLQAVFGQFYFAILVSRLVSLYISSVSRENQDRLNSQS; from the coding sequence ATGAATCAGCGGATCATGGGAACGACAATGACGAACCAAGCAATTGACCGGGAAGTACACCATCGATTTGGTAAGTTCTCATATTTACTTTGCTCTATACTGACATTACTGATAGGAACAGCCTTTACAGGTAGCAGTAGAGGCTCTGTGATTTTCTTCTGCCTGTTGTTTTCAGCGGTCCTGCTGACAGCAGTTATCTCAATTTGTCAGCGTCACAAGACATTAGGCATTGGTCTGACGATCGTATTCCTGATGCTGGTTATGAATGTCAGCAGTTTTCTTTTTCACAGTGATTCCCTAACGATCCTCCATAACATTTTGGTGATCATTTTCCTGGCGTTTGTCTTCTACCATGTACTCAGTGCCGTTTTTGATGACAATCAAGTGACATTGGATACAATTATCGGGACGGTCTGTCTCTATTTGCTGGCTGGACTGTTCTGGGCGTACTTATACTCAATGATCATAGTCATTGATCCAGCTGCATTTCGGTATGACCTGGTAAGCTCTACATCCGAAACAGTCACTTTAAGTAACTCAAACTTACAACCGTTGATTTATTTATCGTTCGTGACTATGGCGACACTGGGCTATGGAGATATCATTCCTGTATCCGGGCCAGCTCAAACAGCCTGTTATCTTCAGGCTGTCTTTGGCCAGTTCTATTTTGCAATCCTGGTTTCAAGATTAGTTTCGCTATATATCTCGTCGGTATCTCGTGAAAATCAAGATCGCTTAAATAGCCAGTCCTGA
- a CDS encoding efflux RND transporter periplasmic adaptor subunit: MNNSNKSEICAVDNAASQRKQETRHWWIRLLVQPALFLLCGALLIAGLGVAQQMGFITAGGGGHSHGSALSKAIKYICPMMCTPPQSEPGRCPVCAMELVPATSDGSNSDPRAVHIDPAARRIANIQTATVQSLPLTHTIHSVGELGYDEGNLKTLSAYVDGRIERLYADFTGVEVKQGDHLAYIYSPLLYSSQVELLLAKKALKHSRSATLQRVIQTNENLYQSSKQRLVELGMTMSQIDEIEKTGTANSRMHLCAPISGTVIKKQAIEGQYVKEGQVIYQLADLSQLWLMLELFPEDAAAIRYGQKVEAIIQSQPDETISGRVAFIDPQVDPQTRTVGVRIVIPNLQGQLRVGDYARATISLPAGSKAKSSGIYDSELADCWICPRHPHIIAKASGKCPLSGQDLVPTSQYGYVSQSFAESEALTVPRDAVLMAGEHSVLYVETKPGRFEIRNVVLGPICGEQIVILKGVTQGEQVATRGNFLIDSQMQLAGNPSLIDPTRAEPLPDEGLSETMLATLSKLPKTDQKLVENQRICPVTMMYLGSMGAPPKVDVNGETVFICCEGCRESLLEHPQKYLEIIKTADASKNQFDSGNDMELPPLDMPEIMEFDDSLPPIDMPMDMEIEHESLKLKPPRPVTPQTAAGQNKKARQ; the protein is encoded by the coding sequence ATGAATAATTCTAATAAAAGTGAGATCTGCGCTGTAGATAATGCAGCCTCTCAGCGCAAACAGGAGACACGCCATTGGTGGATTCGACTACTGGTACAACCAGCACTGTTTCTGCTGTGTGGGGCACTGTTGATCGCCGGACTGGGAGTCGCCCAGCAGATGGGATTTATTACTGCAGGCGGAGGAGGCCATAGTCACGGTTCTGCTCTCAGCAAAGCCATCAAATATATTTGTCCGATGATGTGCACCCCGCCTCAATCAGAACCCGGCCGGTGTCCGGTGTGTGCAATGGAGCTTGTGCCCGCGACTTCCGATGGCTCGAACTCAGATCCCCGCGCAGTCCACATTGATCCCGCTGCCAGACGGATTGCCAATATTCAAACCGCAACGGTCCAATCACTCCCTCTGACTCATACAATCCATTCCGTGGGTGAATTGGGCTATGACGAAGGCAACCTTAAAACACTGTCTGCCTATGTGGACGGTCGTATTGAACGACTCTATGCCGACTTCACCGGTGTCGAAGTCAAACAGGGAGATCATCTGGCATATATTTACTCGCCCCTGCTTTATTCGAGTCAGGTCGAGCTGCTTCTGGCAAAAAAAGCGTTAAAGCACAGTCGCTCTGCCACACTTCAGCGGGTGATCCAGACTAACGAAAATCTCTATCAGAGTTCGAAACAGAGGTTAGTCGAACTTGGCATGACAATGTCACAGATCGACGAAATCGAAAAAACGGGCACTGCTAATAGCCGAATGCATTTATGTGCCCCCATCAGTGGAACGGTGATCAAAAAACAGGCCATCGAAGGCCAGTATGTCAAAGAAGGTCAGGTCATCTATCAGTTGGCCGATCTTTCGCAGTTGTGGCTGATGCTCGAGCTGTTTCCTGAAGATGCTGCAGCGATCCGTTACGGACAGAAAGTCGAGGCGATTATCCAGTCTCAGCCCGATGAGACCATTTCCGGCCGTGTGGCGTTTATCGATCCTCAGGTCGATCCCCAGACTCGTACGGTGGGTGTGCGGATTGTGATACCGAATCTACAAGGACAGTTACGCGTCGGAGATTATGCACGCGCGACGATCTCCCTTCCTGCGGGAAGCAAAGCAAAGTCAAGCGGCATCTATGATTCCGAGTTAGCGGATTGTTGGATTTGTCCGCGACATCCTCATATTATCGCCAAAGCCTCCGGTAAGTGCCCTCTGTCAGGCCAAGATCTGGTTCCCACGTCGCAGTATGGTTATGTGTCGCAGTCATTTGCTGAGAGTGAAGCGCTCACAGTGCCCCGCGATGCGGTTCTGATGGCGGGCGAACACAGTGTGCTCTATGTCGAAACCAAGCCAGGTCGCTTTGAGATACGCAACGTCGTACTCGGTCCGATCTGTGGTGAGCAGATCGTGATCCTGAAAGGGGTGACACAAGGGGAACAGGTGGCGACCAGGGGGAACTTCCTGATCGATTCGCAGATGCAGTTGGCGGGTAATCCTTCTCTGATTGATCCGACTCGGGCCGAACCGCTGCCGGATGAAGGCCTGTCGGAAACGATGTTGGCCACGCTTTCGAAACTCCCTAAAACAGACCAAAAACTGGTCGAAAATCAACGGATTTGTCCGGTAACCATGATGTATCTAGGTTCGATGGGCGCACCTCCCAAAGTAGACGTGAATGGAGAAACTGTTTTCATCTGTTGTGAAGGCTGCCGCGAAAGTCTTTTGGAACATCCTCAGAAATATCTGGAAATAATCAAAACTGCAGATGCATCGAAGAATCAGTTCGACTCAGGGAATGATATGGAACTCCCCCCCCTGGATATGCCTGAAATCATGGAATTTGACGACAGCCTGCCCCCAATTGATATGCCTATGGACATGGAAATAGAACACGAATCTTTGAAACTGAAACCACCACGGCCCGTCACACCACAAACAGCCGCCGGACAGAATAAGAAGGCTCGACAATGA
- a CDS encoding amidohydrolase family protein: MKCIKMIFALAVVAGTVVCGQNLLEAQQLQADGKLSQRDQLRIKAQQICPVSGQKLGNHGQPIKVNVGKESVYLCCKGCLKSKVDPQHWSTIHGNFAKAQHMCPVMKKELPQKPKWTIVDGRIVYVCCPPCTKKIAADPETYLSKVDELYAATLRK, from the coding sequence ATGAAATGTATCAAAATGATTTTTGCACTGGCTGTCGTAGCAGGAACCGTAGTCTGTGGGCAGAACCTGTTAGAGGCACAACAACTACAGGCCGATGGAAAGCTAAGTCAACGCGATCAGTTACGTATCAAGGCCCAGCAGATTTGTCCGGTCTCGGGACAGAAACTGGGTAATCATGGTCAGCCAATCAAAGTCAATGTCGGTAAAGAATCTGTTTACCTGTGTTGTAAAGGCTGCTTAAAAAGCAAGGTCGACCCTCAGCACTGGTCGACAATTCATGGCAATTTTGCAAAAGCACAGCACATGTGCCCGGTGATGAAAAAAGAGCTGCCACAGAAACCGAAATGGACCATTGTAGACGGGCGGATAGTTTATGTCTGTTGCCCTCCTTGTACCAAAAAGATCGCTGCAGATCCGGAAACCTATCTGAGCAAGGTCGACGAATTGTATGCCGCGACATTACGTAAGTGA
- a CDS encoding glycogen-binding domain-containing protein, whose product MSKRKTKSTKFNCHAPDAEVVFLAGTFNDWQMDATPMTTDGKGNWTTELKLPPGRSEYKFVVDGQWCCEPNCQTSDECPKCVPNDFGTLNRFVDVV is encoded by the coding sequence ATGTCAAAACGAAAAACAAAATCGACGAAGTTTAACTGCCACGCACCAGACGCTGAAGTTGTGTTTTTGGCCGGTACATTCAATGACTGGCAAATGGATGCAACACCGATGACAACGGACGGCAAAGGTAACTGGACTACCGAATTGAAATTACCACCCGGGAGGAGTGAATATAAGTTCGTCGTGGACGGCCAGTGGTGCTGTGAGCCAAACTGCCAGACTTCGGACGAATGCCCCAAATGTGTTCCGAATGACTTCGGCACGCTGAACCGGTTCGTCGATGTCGTATGA
- a CDS encoding PP2C family protein-serine/threonine phosphatase, producing the protein MSALFTRITAIKNKPRTIRFQLLLSVNITLSIALICLLILQYHREMQNATDQMRTGLNDESIAIQSAVSHLIQDHSHGDVQGYIDRVCSEMRKSASPGHQIIVSMHGTYLKAGNSSPESRSILSQYDFSKPQSIQWNEFSQHQLVVGHQSGEEASVFVIETLKNVRRAIRKKVLIQLAVLGILGLLAAGIVNYVLLKIVGRPLSQLLKTVENITSGQLGAVAPSFSSSEINQLSTAINSMSMSLNDNDRDRRYQMEKARKIQQYLLPQGVQIPGLETAHIFEPADSVAGDYYDFLPLSDGSWLICIADVSGHGVPAAMGAAMLKSLLLAASEKSPFDLIRIIKEVNRQFAATILPGNFASMFLARWKPESRALSWVSAGHLPGILIRDSGSLDSLKSTGLLIGLDANAEWEQLDTVLSPGDRILLFSDGVTESANSKGDLFGLARLTSWFSLVNERPLIVAIMKINEVIAEWRCNSSPNDDLTLLALKCELVPHLKNSEHQASTVYEEVQSVPQ; encoded by the coding sequence ATGTCAGCATTATTTACCAGAATAACTGCCATTAAGAATAAACCTCGAACGATCAGGTTTCAGTTACTGCTGTCCGTTAATATCACACTCAGTATCGCACTAATTTGTCTCTTGATATTGCAATATCATAGGGAGATGCAAAATGCGACAGATCAAATGCGAACCGGCTTGAATGATGAATCTATTGCGATTCAGTCCGCCGTTTCACATTTGATACAAGATCATAGTCATGGTGACGTCCAGGGGTATATTGATAGAGTCTGCTCGGAGATGCGAAAGTCGGCTTCTCCCGGTCATCAAATCATAGTTAGCATGCATGGCACTTACCTGAAAGCTGGAAATTCTTCTCCTGAGAGCAGATCAATATTATCTCAATACGATTTTTCAAAACCACAATCGATTCAATGGAACGAATTCAGTCAACACCAGCTTGTCGTCGGACATCAGTCTGGTGAAGAAGCAAGTGTATTTGTAATTGAAACATTAAAAAATGTGCGCCGTGCGATACGAAAGAAGGTTCTAATTCAGCTTGCCGTTCTGGGAATATTAGGATTGTTGGCTGCTGGCATCGTCAATTACGTGCTCTTAAAGATTGTGGGTAGGCCATTAAGTCAATTGTTGAAGACAGTCGAAAATATAACTTCCGGACAATTAGGGGCTGTCGCCCCGTCATTCTCCAGTAGTGAAATCAATCAGCTATCAACGGCCATCAATTCCATGAGTATGTCACTAAATGATAATGACCGCGACCGTCGTTATCAGATGGAGAAGGCACGAAAGATACAACAGTATTTACTACCCCAAGGTGTTCAGATTCCGGGTCTTGAAACAGCACACATTTTTGAACCGGCGGACAGCGTTGCTGGAGATTACTACGATTTTTTACCACTATCGGACGGATCATGGTTAATTTGCATAGCTGATGTAAGTGGTCACGGTGTTCCAGCCGCGATGGGAGCAGCGATGTTGAAATCACTACTATTGGCCGCTTCAGAAAAATCCCCATTCGATCTGATCCGGATAATAAAAGAAGTAAATCGTCAGTTTGCGGCAACGATCCTACCAGGCAATTTTGCTTCAATGTTTCTTGCACGTTGGAAACCTGAATCGCGTGCCTTATCATGGGTCAGTGCAGGTCATCTTCCTGGGATTCTGATAAGAGATTCCGGATCACTCGATTCCCTTAAAAGCACGGGGTTATTAATTGGACTAGATGCAAATGCCGAATGGGAACAATTAGACACCGTTCTGTCACCGGGCGATCGGATCTTACTCTTCAGTGATGGCGTGACAGAATCTGCCAACTCTAAAGGCGATCTCTTCGGGTTAGCACGATTAACATCCTGGTTCTCTCTAGTGAATGAGAGGCCGCTCATTGTCGCTATCATGAAAATCAATGAAGTGATAGCTGAGTGGCGTTGTAATTCTTCGCCGAATGATGACCTGACATTGTTGGCGCTAAAATGTGAATTGGTTCCACATCTGAAAAATTCTGAGCATCAGGCATCCACAGTTTACGAGGAAGTTCAGTCAGTCCCTCAGTAA